The genomic region GCCGGTCGTATCGCGCCAGAAGGCGCGGCCATCCTCCAGATGGAAAAGCTCGTCGACGGCATTTCCGAACGTGGTGGCACCTTCGATGGACCAGTGCACCGGCAGCCCATGCCCGTCGAGTATCACGCTCTCGTTGAAAGTGGGGCCCCGCCCGTTATTGCGGAACTCGTAAAAGATTGCGTAGCCATTTTCCTGCGGCGTCACCTGAACGGCGCCGATGGGCGTACCGCCAGTGAGCACGGTGAAGCTCGCCGCCTCATGCTCCACAGGGCCGGCCCATTGCGGTGCCTGCCCGGTTGCGCCAGCTGTTTGCGCCGGTCTGCCCACCGGCGGCTCGCATGCCGCCAGCCCCGTCACCAGCACTGCAATACCCGCCAGCCGCAATAGCGTCGCCATGGCGCGCCTCCCCTTGTCTGTTTTCACACTCTTGCGCGCACGCTAGCACGTGCCCCGTCAACGGGAAGGCTGTCTGGCATCGGGGCTGTATCAGGCTCCCGCCTCTGCGCGGGGTGAAAAAGCCTCTGCCTTTTCGGCGCCAAGGGTAGTAGCAAGGCCCTGACCGGAACGTCAGAACAATGCGAGGAGCACGAGTGTCATGGCCGCAGACGGGACCAAGAATGCCGAACTCACCTTTCGCTGGGATGATGCGCTTCATCTGGACACCCTGCTGACCGAAGAAGAGCGCATGGTCTCCAAGGCCGCGCGCGACTACTCGCGCGGAGAGCTTCTGCCCCGCGTGATCGAGGCAGCACGCGAGGAAAAGTTCGACCGCAAAATCATGTCGGAGATGGGCGAGCTGGGTCTTCTGGGCGCCACCTTGCCGGAAGTCTATGGCGGCTCTGACCTCTCCCACGTCGCCTATGGCCTGATCGCGCGCGAAGTCGAAGCCGTTGACTCCGGCTATCGCTCGGCCATGAGCGTGCAGTCTTCCCTCGTCATGTATCCGATCTTCGCGTTTGGCTCAGACGAACAGAAAAAGAAATACCTGCCCAAACTCGCCAGCGGTGAATTTGTCGGCTGCTTCGGCCTGACCGAGGCCGATGGCGGATCCGATCCGGGCGCGATGCGCACCACCGCGAAGAAGGTCGATGGCGGCTATGTCCTCAACGGCTCGAAAATGTGGATCACGAACTCGCCGATTTCTGATCTGGCGGTGGTCTGGGCCAAGCTGGACGGCGAGATACGCGGCTTCATCGTCGAGCGCGGCACGAAGGGTTTCGAGACACCCAAGATCGAAGGCAAGCTCTCGCTTCGCGCCTCCGTCACCGGCTCGATCTCGCTGGATGACGTAAAGGTCGGCGAGGACGCCATCCTGCCAAACGTGAAGGGCCTGCGCGGTCCGTTCTCCTGCCTCAACAAGGCGCGCTACGGCATATCCTGGGGCGCAATGGGCGCCGCGGAATTCTGCTTCCACGCCGCGCGCGATTATGCCCTCGAACGCGTCGTCTTCGGCAAGCCGATTGCTGCCACCCAGCTGGTCCAGAAGAAGCTGGCCGACATGCAGGCGGAAATCACGCTTGGCTTCCTCGGCGCGCTGCAGCTGGGCCGCCTGATCGACCAGGGCGCCTTCGTGCCCGAAGCCATCTCGCTGATGAAGCGCAATAATTGCGGCAAGGCGCTGGCCATCGCCCGCGAGGCGCGCGACATCCATGGCGGCAACGGCATCGCCGAGGAGTACCATATCCTGCGCCACGCGGTGAATCTGGAAACCGTCAACACCTATGAGGGCACGCACGATATCCACGCCCTCATCATGGGGCGCGCCATCACAGGCCATCAGGCGTTTGCCTGATGGCCTGAATTCCCGGAAGTTGCGCCAGCAGCTATCCGGGACGTAGTGCAGAACACGCTGAGACAGGCGCCGGATCGCTGCGCGTCCGGGGTTTCAACGTCTCCCCCTACCCCCTCGGCCACATATTGAGCTGGGTCTGGGTCGTGAGCGAGACCAGCTTGCCATCCTCCCGCTCGATGCGGGTCTGCCAGACCTGACTGGTGCTGCCCTTGTGGATAGGCGTTGCCGTGGCGATGACCTTGGTGCCCACAGGCGGGCTGGAGATCATGTTGGT from Glycocaulis abyssi harbors:
- a CDS encoding acyl-CoA dehydrogenase; this translates as MAADGTKNAELTFRWDDALHLDTLLTEEERMVSKAARDYSRGELLPRVIEAAREEKFDRKIMSEMGELGLLGATLPEVYGGSDLSHVAYGLIAREVEAVDSGYRSAMSVQSSLVMYPIFAFGSDEQKKKYLPKLASGEFVGCFGLTEADGGSDPGAMRTTAKKVDGGYVLNGSKMWITNSPISDLAVVWAKLDGEIRGFIVERGTKGFETPKIEGKLSLRASVTGSISLDDVKVGEDAILPNVKGLRGPFSCLNKARYGISWGAMGAAEFCFHAARDYALERVVFGKPIAATQLVQKKLADMQAEITLGFLGALQLGRLIDQGAFVPEAISLMKRNNCGKALAIAREARDIHGGNGIAEEYHILRHAVNLETVNTYEGTHDIHALIMGRAITGHQAFA